In bacterium, the following are encoded in one genomic region:
- a CDS encoding Hsp20/alpha crystallin family protein, translating into METKQEYEVKTQAIAKPENNYYYIQPRTDIRENKDSYLLYVEMPGVRKDGLTVTLQNGNLVIEGKMGLNEEGSVIREEIPKRNYHRVFRLTNRVDPNKIEARWQDGFLILSVGKKEELKPREIAINFN; encoded by the coding sequence ATGGAAACCAAACAGGAATATGAAGTGAAAACACAAGCAATAGCCAAGCCGGAAAATAATTACTACTACATTCAACCGCGTACGGATATTCGCGAAAACAAAGACAGCTATCTGTTATATGTGGAAATGCCCGGAGTACGTAAGGATGGACTCACCGTCACTTTGCAAAATGGCAATCTTGTGATCGAGGGCAAAATGGGCTTAAATGAAGAAGGATCCGTTATCCGCGAGGAAATACCCAAACGCAACTATCACCGCGTATTCCGACTGACAAACCGCGTTGATCCCAATAAGATTGAAGCCCGTTGGCAAGATGGATTTCTGATCCTGAGCGTTGGTAAAAAAGAAGAACTGAAGCCGCGTGAAATCGCAATTAACTTTAACTAA